Below is a genomic region from Granulicella sp. L56.
AATCTTGTCATTCGGGTTATGGTCGCAGCTATCATGGCGTTTATCGGTGCCTTTCTAGGCTTGGGGTTAGCAACCGACTTGCTCCCTGTTGGATCAACCGTAGCCTCGTTGTGGATAGCGCTTTTAAGTTCGATCCTGGCGGCGACTGCTGGTTTCGCTATCGCAATGGCGTTTCAAAGACGAGCCACTTCCGCCTCTAAAGCTGGAGGAGGCAGTCGGTCAGCACTGCTAGATTGACATCATGATGTCTTTTTGAAAACATCATGATGTGCGAACGACCCTCACCATCGACGACGATGTAGCAACCCTCCTCGAAAAGGAGATACGCCGCACCGGCCAGTCTCTGAAGCAGACCGTGAATCAGTTGCTTCGCTCCGGGCTTCAGCAGGCGGCCGCGCCGGTCAAGCCACGTCCGTTTCGAGTCAAGCCCAAAAAGGTCGGATTGCCTCCCGAGTGGACATCGGGCAGCGTGGCCGAGCTGATTGAAATGCTGGAAGGGCCGTCGCATCGATGATCGTTCTCGATGCCAACATCCTTCTCTACGCCTACGATGCCGAGTCAGCCCAGCACCGCCCGGCACGCACTTATCTGGAGGAAATCTTCTCCGCGTCTGATCCCGTTGGCCTTCCGCTCCAGAGCATCTCCGCATTTCTCCGCATCATGACGCAGCAGGGCCTGCGAAGCGGCTGCTTCACTCTGCACGAAGCAGTGGAGATCGTGGAGGAGTGGCTGAATCTTCCCCAAGTCCGTCTGCTTATTCCGGGAGAGCGTCATTGGTCGATCTTTCAACGAATGCTGATCGAGGGCCATGCCTCCGGACGGCTCGTGACCGATGCCCAGATCGCCGCGACTACCATGGAATTCGGCGGCGAGTTGCAGACGAATGATCGCGACTTCGCCCGCTTCCCCGGTCTGCGCTGGAACAATCCGCTCGTGAAGAAGTAATGTACATCCACCTCCTCCATCTCGGCCGCATCCCCTACGCGGAAGGTCTCGCCATCCAGCAGCAGGTCGTAGCCGCGCGCAAGCAGAACCTCATCGGCGACACGCTGCTCCTGCTCGAGCACCCACCCGTCCTCACCCTTGGCCGCAACGCCAGCCGCTCCAACATCCTCGCCAGCGATGAATTTTTACAACAGCGCGGCATAGAGCTGCACGAGATCAATCGCGGTGGCGACGTCACCTACCACGGCCCCGGCCAGCTTGTCGGCTATCCCATCCTCGATCTGCGCGGCGATCTCCCCGGCAAAAAAGGCCCACATCTAGGCCCGGTCGATTACGTCCGCCTGCTCGAAGAAGTCCTCATCCGCATCTGCGGCGACTTCGGCGTTATGGCCCAGCGTATCCCCAAACTCACCGGCGTATGGACGGTCGCAGGCGGCAGCATTCAGGAGAAAAAAATCGCAGCCATTGGCGTGCACGTCTCGCAGGGCGTCACCTCGCACGGCTTCGCGCTCAACGTGACGACCGACCTCCGCGACTTCGAGTGGATCGTCCCCTGTGGCATCACCGACCGCGCCGTCACCAGCCTCGAACTCGAAGCCGACGGCAGCCACGCGCCAACTATGGAGAACGCCATCCACTCCGCCGCGCGTAACTTTGGCCGCATCTTCGGGCGGCAGATGCTCTGGAACGAATCGCTCGACGAGCTGCTGCATCCAGCAGATGCGACCACCCGCGAAGCAGTTTAAGAACTGCTGTTGCCGTTGCATGCACTCCCCACAAAAGCACACGATTCACAGCCACCGTCCCCCTTACCCTGTGGTGACTGTGACGAAGCCTCTCCTCCTTGCCCTTTACACGATGTTCGCGTTCGGCGCTCTCAACGCGCAGACCCCCACCTGGCAGCCCACGCCGGGCCATGTGCAGATACCGATCTGGCTCAGCACGCCGCCCGATCCGCGGCCAGCCAAGGCGCCGGAGGACATGCAACTGGACACGAAGGAGCTGGTCGCGGGCAAGCCGTGGGTTGTCGTGGAGAACGTCTCGCAGCCAACGATGACCGTCTATTCGCCCACGGGAAAAAATACCGGCGCGGCCGTCGTCGTATTCCCCGGTGGAGGCTACGAGATTCTCGCCATCGACCTTGAAGGCACGGAGGCCTGTGACTGGCTCACCTCCAAGGGGATTACGTGTGTCCTGCTGAAGTACCGCGTCCCCGCTCCAAGGTCGAGCCCCAACTGGGGAGCGTATCCGCAGTCGCCCATCGCTCTTGAAGATGCGCAGAGAACGTTGGGGCTGGTGCGCCTGCACGCCGCCGAGTGGCACATCGACCCGCATAAGGTCGGCGTGCTTGGATTTTCGGCAGGCGGCCATCTGGTGGCGGCGACCAGTGTGCACTTTCGGCAGCGTCTATACCCGCCGATCGATGCCGCTGACAAAGAGAGCTGCCGCCCCGACTTCGCCGTGGCCCTCTATCCCGGTCATCTGTCAATGCGCGGACCCCTCAATCTGAACCTGGACATCGCCTCCCACATCACTGCCCAGACGCCGCCCACGTTCCTGCTCCAGAACGAAGACGACAACGTGGACAACGTAAACGACTCACTGAGCTATTACATTGCGCTCAAGAAGGCCAAGGTCCCAGTGGAGATGCATCTTTACGCGCACGGCGGCCACGCCTTCGGTCTACGTCGCACGAAGTTTCCCACGACGCGCTGGCCGGAGCTGGTGGAGACGTGGCTGGGAACCATCGGGATGATCCCCGAGTAGATGCTCCGGCACTTCCGATCGCGAAGCTCCATTGTGCGCGAAGCTCTTTTTTGTCAACCGCAGCAAATTTTTACTATCCTGCACCAATTTCTTGTCATCCCGCAGCGAAGCGGAGGGATCTGCTTTTGTCTTCGCTCAACATAACCGAACCAGCAATAAAGCACGTCATCTCGACCGGAGGCGGCGCTTTTGCCGCCGTAGTGGAGAGACCCCTGTATTTCGCCTTTACGCCTTCTCCCAAACCCCGATTCCGCCATTCCCACCCCTGCGACCGCGACCGCCGATTATCGGCTGAACATGCCAGTTTTCAACACACAGTCTTATAATCCAAAGGTGCGCGGCAATATAACCAGCGCCAGCTAGCACTATAAGGAACC
It encodes:
- a CDS encoding TA system VapC family ribonuclease toxin, translating into MIVLDANILLYAYDAESAQHRPARTYLEEIFSASDPVGLPLQSISAFLRIMTQQGLRSGCFTLHEAVEIVEEWLNLPQVRLLIPGERHWSIFQRMLIEGHASGRLVTDAQIAATTMEFGGELQTNDRDFARFPGLRWNNPLVKK
- the lipB gene encoding lipoyl(octanoyl) transferase LipB, whose protein sequence is MYIHLLHLGRIPYAEGLAIQQQVVAARKQNLIGDTLLLLEHPPVLTLGRNASRSNILASDEFLQQRGIELHEINRGGDVTYHGPGQLVGYPILDLRGDLPGKKGPHLGPVDYVRLLEEVLIRICGDFGVMAQRIPKLTGVWTVAGGSIQEKKIAAIGVHVSQGVTSHGFALNVTTDLRDFEWIVPCGITDRAVTSLELEADGSHAPTMENAIHSAARNFGRIFGRQMLWNESLDELLHPADATTREAV
- a CDS encoding alpha/beta hydrolase; its protein translation is MTKPLLLALYTMFAFGALNAQTPTWQPTPGHVQIPIWLSTPPDPRPAKAPEDMQLDTKELVAGKPWVVVENVSQPTMTVYSPTGKNTGAAVVVFPGGGYEILAIDLEGTEACDWLTSKGITCVLLKYRVPAPRSSPNWGAYPQSPIALEDAQRTLGLVRLHAAEWHIDPHKVGVLGFSAGGHLVAATSVHFRQRLYPPIDAADKESCRPDFAVALYPGHLSMRGPLNLNLDIASHITAQTPPTFLLQNEDDNVDNVNDSLSYYIALKKAKVPVEMHLYAHGGHAFGLRRTKFPTTRWPELVETWLGTIGMIPE